One Tissierellales bacterium genomic window carries:
- a CDS encoding ABC transporter gives EAIKEYKGTVLFVSHDKRFLEEVADTIMYIENYKIRTYNGKYNEYVNNKNELKDRKTKNIEEKKAILEYRITELLGKLSITTDPKEMKILDEEYKNILKKLKKLRN, from the coding sequence AAGAAGCTATAAAGGAGTATAAGGGAACAGTATTGTTTGTTTCTCATGATAAAAGGTTTTTAGAAGAAGTTGCGGATACCATTATGTATATAGAAAATTATAAAATTAGGACCTATAATGGAAAATACAATGAGTATGTTAATAATAAAAATGAGCTAAAGGACAGGAAGACAAAAAATATTGAAGAAAAGAAAGCAATATTAGAATATAGAATTACAGAATTATTAGGTAAGCTCTCTATAACCACAGATCCTAAGGAGATGAAAATTCTTGATGAGGAATATAAAAATATTCTTAAGAAGCTAAAAAAATTAAGAAATTAA